A portion of the Pan troglodytes isolate AG18354 chromosome 10, NHGRI_mPanTro3-v2.0_pri, whole genome shotgun sequence genome contains these proteins:
- the MVK gene encoding mevalonate kinase isoform X6, with product MLSEVLLVSAPGKVILHGEHAVVHGKVALAVSLNLRTFLRLQPHSNGKVDLSLPNIGIKRAWDVARLQSLDASFLEQGDVTTPTSEQVEKLKEVAGLPDDCAVTERLAVQAFLYLYLSICRKQRWTKEDLELINKWAFQGERMIHGNPSGVDNAVSTWGGALRYHQGKISSLKRSPALQILLTNTKVPRNTRALVAGVRNRLLKFPEIVAPLLTSIDAISLECERVLGEMGEAPAPEQYVVLEVRACLQEPGLLSPHHCPRQWLCNLAVLRIPRKLAHRGQDLPLAYAVSWAQELIDMNQHHLNALGVGHASLDQLCQVTRARGLHSKLTGAGGGGCGITLLKPGLEQPEVEATKQALTSCGFDCLETSIGAPGVSIHSATSLDSRVQQALDGL from the exons ATGTTGTCAGAAGTCCTACTGGTGTCTGCTCCGGGGAAAGTCATCCTTCATGGAGAACATGCCGTGGTACATGGCAAG GTAGCACTGGCTGTATCCTTGAACTTGAGAACATTCCTCCGGCTTCAACCCCACAGCAATGGGAAAGTGGACCTCAGCTTACCCAACATTGGTATCAAGCGGGCCTGGGATGTGGCCAGGCTTCAGTCACTGGACGCAAGCTTTCTGG AGCAAGGTGATGTCACAACACCCACCTCAGAGCAAGTGGAGAAGCTAAAGGAGGTTGCAGGCTTGCCTGACGACTGTGCTGTCACCGAGCGCCTGGCTGTGCAGGCCTTTCTTTACTTATACCTGTCCATCTGCCGGAAGCAGAG GTGGACCAAGGAGGATTTGGAGCTAATTAACAAGTGGGCCTTCCAAGGGGAGAGAATGATTCATGGGAACCCCTCCGGAGTGGACAATGCTGTCAGCACCTGGG GAGGAGCCCTCCGATACCATCAAGGGAAGATTTCATCCTTAAAGAG GTCGCCAGCTCTCCAGATCCTGCTGACCAACACCAAAGTCCCTCGCAATACCAGAGCCCTTGTGGCTGGTGTCAGAAACAGGCTGCTCAAG ttcccaGAGATCGTGGCCCCCCTCCTGACCTCAATAGATGCCATCTCCCTGGAGTGTGAGCGCGTGCTGGGAGAGATGGGGGAAGCCCCAGCCCCGGAGCAGTACGTTGTGCTGGAAGTAAGAGCCTGTCTGCAGGAACCGGGGTTACTGAGTCCACACCACTGTCCAAGGCAGTGGCTCTGCAATCTGGCTGTGCTCAGAATCCCCCGGAAGCTAGCACACAGAGGTCAGGACCTGCCTCTGGCCTATGCTGTCAGCTGGGCCCAG GAGCTCATTGACATGAACCAGCACCATCTGAATGCCCTCGGCGTGGGCCACGCCTCTCTGGACCAGCTCTGCCAGGTGACCAGGGCCCGCGGACTTCACAGCAAGCTGACTGGCGCAGGCGGTGGTGGCTGTGGCATCACACTCCTCAAGCCAG GGCTGGAGCAGCCAGAAGTGGAGGCCACGAAGCAGGCCCTGACCAGCTGTGGCTTTGACTGCTTGGAAACCAGCATCGGTGCCCCCGGCGTCTCCATCCACTCAGCCACCTCCCTGGACAGCCGAGTCCAGCAAGCCCTGGATGGCCTCTGA
- the MVK gene encoding mevalonate kinase isoform X9 has protein sequence MIHGNPSGVDNAVSTWGGALRYHQGKISSLKRSPALQILLTNTKVPRNTRALVAGVRNRLLKFPEIVAPLLTSIDAISLECERVLGEMGEAPAPEQYVVLEELIDMNQHHLNALGVGHASLDQLCQVTRARGLHSKLTGAGGGGCGITLLKPGLEQPEVEATKQALTSCGFDCLETSIGAPGVSIHSATSLDSRVQQALDGL, from the exons ATGATTCATGGGAACCCCTCCGGAGTGGACAATGCTGTCAGCACCTGGG GAGGAGCCCTCCGATACCATCAAGGGAAGATTTCATCCTTAAAGAG GTCGCCAGCTCTCCAGATCCTGCTGACCAACACCAAAGTCCCTCGCAATACCAGAGCCCTTGTGGCTGGTGTCAGAAACAGGCTGCTCAAG ttcccaGAGATCGTGGCCCCCCTCCTGACCTCAATAGATGCCATCTCCCTGGAGTGTGAGCGCGTGCTGGGAGAGATGGGGGAAGCCCCAGCCCCGGAGCAGTACGTTGTGCTGGAA GAGCTCATTGACATGAACCAGCACCATCTGAATGCCCTCGGCGTGGGCCACGCCTCTCTGGACCAGCTCTGCCAGGTGACCAGGGCCCGCGGACTTCACAGCAAGCTGACTGGCGCAGGCGGTGGTGGCTGTGGCATCACACTCCTCAAGCCAG GGCTGGAGCAGCCAGAAGTGGAGGCCACGAAGCAGGCCCTGACCAGCTGTGGCTTTGACTGCTTGGAAACCAGCATCGGTGCCCCCGGCGTCTCCATCCACTCAGCCACCTCCCTGGACAGCCGAGTCCAGCAAGCCCTGGATGGCCTCTGA